One part of the Perognathus longimembris pacificus isolate PPM17 chromosome 10, ASM2315922v1, whole genome shotgun sequence genome encodes these proteins:
- the Zdhhc7 gene encoding LOW QUALITY PROTEIN: palmitoyltransferase ZDHHC7 (The sequence of the model RefSeq protein was modified relative to this genomic sequence to represent the inferred CDS: inserted 1 base in 1 codon; deleted 3 bases in 3 codons), producing the protein MQPPGRRLRDVEHHPLLADDSYDSASSSASEADAVDRVWFIRDGCGMVCAVMTWLLVVYADFVVTFVMLLPSKDFWYSVVNGVVFNCLAVLALSSHLRTMLTDPGAVPKGNATKEYMESLRLKPXEVIYKCPKCCCIKPERAHHCSICKRCIRKMDHHCPWVNNCVGEKNQRFFVLFTMYIALSSVHALILCGLQFISCVRGQWTECSDFSPPITVVLLIFLCLEGLLFFTFTAVMFGTQIHSICNDETEIERLKSEKPTWERRLRWEGMKSVFGGPPSLLWMNPFVGFRFRQLQLRPRKGGPEFCSVSLRPPGLSRGHLLSLASTAVALPTSGPAAGGAIRPPPRHAAPRTQGQSLGKAVPFLPSRAVRRLWGAPWVRSPMCQAALLDPRRQAGWQTGCCHQHPLTGRGVSTETWRFTCASICVWSVCACMCGQNWQCC; encoded by the exons ATGCAGCCCCCGGGACGCCGGCTGCGGGACGTGGAGCACCACCCTCTGCTGGCCGACGACAGCTACGACTCGGCGTCCTCGTCGGCCTCCGAGGCG GACGCCGTGGACAGGGTGTGGTTCATCCGCGACGGCTGCGGCATGGTCTGCGCCGTCATGACGTGG CTGCTGGTGGTGTACGCGGACTTCGTGGTGACGTTCGTCATGCTGCTGCCCTCCAAAGACTTCTGGTACTCGGTGGTGAACGGCGTGGTTTTCAACTGCCTGGCGGTGCTGGCGCTGTCGTCGCACCTGAGGACCATGCTCACCGACCCC GGGGCAGTCCCCAAGGGGAACGCTACCAAGGAGTACATGGAGAGCCTGCGGCTGAAGC GCGAGGTCATCTACAAGTGCCCCAAGTGCTGCTGCATCAAGCCCGAGCGCGCCCACCACTGCAg TATTTGCAAGAGATGTATCCGGAAGATGGACCATCACTGCCCGTGGGTGAACAACTGCGTGGGAGAGAAGAACCAGAGGTTCTTCGTGCTCTTCACT ATGTACATTGCCCTGTCGTCGGTCCACGCGCTCATCCTCTGCGGGCTGCAGTTCATCTCCTGCGTGCGCGGGCAGTGGACCG AGTGCAGTGACTTCTCACCTCCCATCACG GTGGTCCTGCTGATCTTCCTGTGCCTTGAGGGTCTCCTGTTCTTCACGTTCACGGCAGTCATGTTTGGCACCCAGATCCACTCCATATGCAACGATGAGACG GAGATCGAGAGACTGAAGAGTGAGAAGCCCACGTGGGAGCGGAGGCTGCGATGGGAGGGGATGAAGTCCGTCTTTgggggtcctccctccctcctctggatGAACCCCTTCGTCGGCTTCCGCTTTAGGCAGCTGCAGCTCAGGCCCCGGAAGGGGGGCCCCGAGTTTTGCAGTGTGAGCCTCCGGCCGCCGGGACTCAGTCGTGGACATTTGTTGTCGCTTGCGTCGACAGCAGTGGCCTTGCCCACGTCGGGACCAGCAGCAGGCGGAGCCATCCGGCCACCGCCGCGGCACGCGGCTCCACGGACCCAGGGCCAGTCCCTGGGGAAGGCTGTCCCCTTCCTGCCCAGCCGGGCCGTCAGGAGGCTGTGGGGTGCCCCGTGGGTCAGGAGCCCCATGTGCCAGGCTGCTCTTCTCGATCCGAGACGGCAGGCAGGGTGGCAGACCGGATGCTGTCACCAGCACCCCCTGACCGGAAGGGGCGTCTCCACAGAGACCTGGCGGTTCACGTGTGCATCCATCTGTGTGTGgtctgtgtgcgcgtgcatgtgtggtCAAAACTGGCAGTGTTGTTGA